The genomic DNA GCGGGCGTTCCGCGCCGCGGACGGCGAGACGCTGGTCTACTTCGACACGGACCTGGCGACGGACATGCGCCACCTGGAGGAGCTGGTCGAGAGCGTCCGCTCCGAGGGGTACGACGTGGTCACGGGCTCGCGCCGGATGCCCGGCGAGAAGCAGGACCGCGAGCCCGAGCGCGGCGTCGCCTCCACCGGCTTCAACACGCTCGTCCGCCTGTTCCTCCGCTCGGACCTGTACGACCACCAGTGCGGCTTCAAGGCCTTCGACCGGGAGGCGCTGTTCGACCTGCTGGACGACGTGGCCGACGACCACTGGTTCTGGGACACGGAGGTACTGGTGCGGGCCCAGCGCGGCGGCTACCGCGTGAAGGAGTTCCCGGTGAGTTGGACGCCGAAGGGTGACACCAAGGTCGACCTCGTCCGGGACGTGTTCGGGATGGGGAGCCAGATCCTCCGGGTCTGGTGGGAGTTCTCGGTGCGACCCCGCGCCAGCCGACGGGTCGCGCTGGCCGCGGGGACGCTGCTGGTCGTCGCGGCGCTGGCGCTGATGACCGTCTACCTCGACCCGCGTGCGGTGCTGGATGCCATCGGGAACGCGGACCCCTGGCTCGTGGCGCTGTCGGCGGTCGTCTACGCGCTCTCCTGGCCGCTCCGGGGGGCGCGCTACCGCGACATCCTCGCGGAACTGGGGTACGACGGCGACCTCGGGTTCCTCACCGGCGCCGTCTTCATCTCGCAGACCGGCAACCTCGTGTTCCCGGCCCGGGCGGGCGACGCCGTCCGCGCGTACGTGGTGAAGGCACGGCGGGGGGTCCCGTACCCCAGCGGGTTCGCGTCGCTGGCCATCGAGCGCGTGTTCGACCTGCTGACCATCACAGCGCTCGCCGGGACGGTCCTGCTCGGCTTCGCGGCCGTGGGGCTGGACCCGTCGCTGTCGGGGGCGTCGAACGACGTGGTCGCCAGCGGTCGGACGGCGCTGCTCGTGGCCGCTGGCGTCGGGCTCGCCGCGGTCGCCGCGGTCGCCGTCATCGTCGCCAGCGCCCGCTCGGACCGTGACCTCGTCCGCGGGCTGTTCGAGCGCGTGAGCGACGACTCGTACGTCGAGTACGTCGTCGACGCCGTCGGCCGGTTCGTCACCGACGTACAGACGGTGGCCGCCGACCGCGACGCCTTCCTCCGGGTCGGTGGCGCGTCGCTCGCGATCTGGACGCTCGACGTCGTCACCGCCATCCTCGTGTTCCGGGCGTTCACCGCGACCGGGGGCGTCCCGGCGGTGCCGCTGGTGCCGCTGGTCGCGCTCTCGTTCTTCGCGGTCAGCGTCGGGAACCTGGCGAAGGTCCTCCCGCTGTCGCCGGGGGGAATCGGGCTGTACGAGGGCGCGTTCACCCTGCTCGTGGTGGTGCTGACGCCGGCACTCGCGGGCGTCCAGCTGACGGCCGCGGTGGCGCTGGCCATCGCCGTCGTCGACCACGCCGTCAAGAACGTGGTCACGGTCATCGGCGGCGTCGCCTCGACATTGCTGCTCAACGTCTCGCTCACGCAGGCCGTCGAGGAGTCCGCCGATGTCGAGGTCGAGAGCGACGAGCCGGTGGCCAGAGACGGCTGAACGCGCGTCGAGAAACTGCCCCTTCAGTCAACTGCCCGGGGATTGTACGGTCGGTTGACACCGAACCGGGACGGTTCCCCGCCGATGGAACTCCCTACCATCTGGCGGTATCTATCCGGAATCAACTCCGTTTCTCTGGAGGTCTGCACCATTCTGTGGAAAGAGACGGAGAACTGGGCCTCGGACACATCTCTCTACTCGGTGATAGTAATCGAGAATTTCAATCGAAACTCGACACTACTAAATAACAGTTTTCGGTAGTAACTGGGGACAACGAGACGGCTGGGTGCCTGCCCGGCCGTCGCTCGCACCAACCAATGAGCGAACGAATCAGCACCCGCGAGTGGGACCCCACCGAGACGGAGGCCGAGGAGACCGACGAGACACACGGCTGCCCGGAGTGTGGTGGCAAGCTCGCCAACGACACGGAGCACGGAGAGGTCGTCTGCCAGGACTGCGGCCTGGTGGTCGACGAGGACAACATCGACCGCGGGCCGGAGTGGCGCGCGTTCGACGCCCAGGAGAAGGACGAGAAGAGCCGGGTCGGCGCCCCGACAACGAACATGATGCACGACAAGGGGCTCTCGACCAACATCGACTGGCGCGACAAGGACGCCTACGGCAACAGCCTGTCCAGCCAGCAGCGCCAGAAGATGCAGCGCCTGCGCAAGTGGAACGAGCGCTTCCGCACCCGCGACTCGAAGGAGCGCAACCTCAAGCAGGCACTCGGCGAGATCGACCGCATGGCCAGCGCGCTCGGGCTGCCGGACAACGTCCGCGAGACCGCGAGCGTCATCTACCGCCGCGCGCTCGACGAGAACCTGCTGCCCGGCCGCTCCATCGAGGGCGTCTCGACGAGCGCGCTGTACGCGGCCGCCCGGCAGGCCGGTGTTCCCCGCTCGCTCGACGAGGTGGCGGGCGTCTGCCGCGTCGAGAAGGACGAGATTGCCCGGACCTACCGCTACGTCGCACGCGAACTCGGCCTGGAGATCGCCCCAGCGGATCCCGAGAGCTACGTCCCCCGGTTCGCGTCGGACCTCGAGTTGAGCGAGGAGGCCGCGGGGCGAGCCCGCGAACTCCTCTCGAACGCGAAGGAGGCCGGCATCCACTCCGGGAAGTCGCCGGTCGGGCTGGCGGCCGCCGCCGTCTACGCCGCCTCGCTCCTGACGAACGAGAAGGTGACCCAGAGCGAGGTCGGCGAGGTCGCCGACATCTCCGAGGTCACCATCCGCAACCGCTACCACGAACTGCTCGAGGCAGAGCAGGGACTGGCGATGGCGTGACGCGGCGCGCGTAACCCGCATCGCTCCGGGTCGCTCTCCCGGGACGACGGTATCCGACCGGGGTCGCCCCCGGCTCGCCGCGAACATCGCGCGTCTCGAACGGCTTATGTCCCTTCCACCCGAACTCTCCCGAGAATGAGCAGCCCCGAACTCGATGTCGTCGAGTTTCTCCTCACCGCAGCCATCTACACGGAGAACGGTAGCCTCGACGAGCGCGACCTGCCACCACGGTATCGGCGAGTGTTCTGGTCGGAGGGCGAGATCGAACGGCCGCTGGCGACGACGGGGAACACCGCCGCCGCCGCGACCGGCGTCGACCGCCCGTGGGAGGCCGTCTCCGGGCTGATGTTCACCGAGCGCGACGACTTCTCGGGCACCCTCGACCTCTCGGACCGGGACATGGCGGAGTCGTGGTACGTCCAGCGCGTCGAGGAGAGCCGCATCCAGGACAACCCCACGCTCGCCTCGCACTTCGAGGACCGGATGGAGGGCATCGACTACGAGCACGCCCGGGAGACGAACCGCCCGGTCCACGCCGACCGCGTCTGGATCGACTCCCTGCTGGACGAGATGTTCGACGAGGACGACGAGGAGATGCTCGACCTCGTCGAGGTGAAGGCCCCGGAGGAGGTCGAGATCACGATGAACGACCTCGTCCTCACGGAGGACCAGGAGGACGAGATCGAGAAGGTCGTCAAGGCCATCGAGCACCGCGACTACCTCGCGGAGATCGGCCTGCGCGAGATCGGCAAGCTCCTGTTCGTCGGCCCGCCGGGCACGGGCAAGACCAGCGTCGCGCGGGCGCTCGCCCGGGAACTCGAACTCCCGTTCGTCGAGGTCAAACTGTCGATGATCACCAGCCAGTACCTCGGCGAGACGGCCAAGAACGTCGACAAGACGTTCGAGGTGGCCAAGCGGCTCTCGCCCTGTATCCTGTTCATGGACGAGTTCGACTTCGTCGCGAAGACGCGCTCCTCGGACGAGCACGCCGCCATCAAGCGCGCGGTCAACACGCTCCTGAAGTCCATCGACGAGGTGAGCCTCATCCAGGACGACGTGCTCCTCATCGGCGCGACCAACCATCCCGACCAGCTCGACGCGGCCGCGTGGCGCCGCTTCGACGAGATCGTGAACTTCCCCAAACCCGACCGCGGGATGCGCGCGGACATCCTCGACGTGGTCACCCGGCGGATGGAGATCGAGGACTTCGACCCCCACGAGGTCGCAGAACTCACGGAGGGCCTGACGGGCAGCGACCTCCGGCTCGTCCTCCGGGAGGCCGTCCTGGACGCGCTGACCGAGGAGCGAACCACGCTCACCCAGGCTGACCTCCGGAAGGCCGTCGAGGGGTTCGAGGAGCGTGACAACCTGAAGAACATGGACGACTTCGACAACTGGAAGGGAACCCGCTCGGAGGGGAGCGAGAACGGCGAGGGGGCCTCGCACGACCACGACCACGACCACTCGGACCACGACCACACCCACGAGTCGACCGAGGTCGAGGCGTCCTCCGAGTAGGGACGCCGACTGTCGCCCCGGTCGCCCCACCGCGGCCCTTTTGCCCCGACGCGCCCTCGAACGAGTCGATGGAGGTCACCCTCCTCGGAACCGGCGACACGACCGGCACGCCGACCCCCGGATGCGCGTGTGACACGTGCGAGGCGGCCCGCGAGCGCGGCGTCGAGCGGTCGCGCTTCTCCGTCCACGTCCACAACGAGCGCACCGGCGAGTCGCTGCTGGTCGACGCCAGCCCGGACCTGCGCCAGCAGTTCCTCGACCACGACGTCGACCTGCCCAACGAGGTCGTCATCAGCCACATCCACTTCGACCACCTCGACGGGCTGGGCAACGCCTACCGGCTGTTCCCGGAGGTCCCGGTCCACGCCGCCGACGAGCGCGATCCGGAGACGGGCGAGAGCGTCGCCGGCACGGTCCGCCGACGCTACGACTACCTCGACACCGTCGTCGTCGAGCCACGGACGCCGTTCGAGCCCTTCGAGGCCTGTGGGCTGGAGGTGACGCTCGTTCCGGTCGACCACCCGCCGCTGGTCTGCTACGGGCTCGCCATCGAGGACCCCGAGACGGGCGCGAAGCTCTCGCTCTCGGGTGATACGGGCTACGACATCCCCGACGAATCGCTCGAGGTGCTGCGCGACCCGGACCTGCTGCTGGTCGACGGCATCGTCCCGGCGCACCTCTGCGAGTACCACCCCCTCGGCGGCTCCGACGAGGTCGACGGCGAGTTCATGACCTTCGGCACGAAGCACATGACCTTCGAGGGGGCCGAGCGCCTCGGCCGAGACCTCGGTGCCGACGAGACCCGCATCGTCCACGTCTCGCACTTCGTTCCCGCCGAGGAGGCGTTCGAGGAGCCGCTGGCGCTCGACGGCGAGCGGTACGTGCTGTAGCTGGCGCCGGTCCGGAACCGCCGCCCTCCGGTCCATCCTTGCGAAGACTCTTGACTCGACGGTGGGTAACGATGGATACACATGTTCTCTTTCGTATCCGATGTGGGGCAGCGTTCTCTCGTCAGCGACCGACCCGGGTCCAGCCCGGGGGACCTGTGAACCCGAGCCGGGTCGACTCCATCGTCGACCTGACCTACGGCCTGCTCATCGCGGCCTCGGTTGGACTCATCGTGGTCGCCGGGAACGCCATCGGACTGGCGTTCGGCTTCGGCGTCCTGCTCTCGTTCGTCCTGCACGTGGTCTGGAAGATGGCGCGGTTCGACCCGGACTGGATGACCACGGAGGTCCAGCGGACCGTCGAGGAGACGGTCGACGAGACGGTGAGCGAGACGGTCGAGGAGACCGTTGACGAGACGGTGGAGAAGACCGTGGACGAGACTGTCGACGAGACGGTGGAGAAGACCGTCGAGAAGACCGTCGAGGAGACCGTCGGCGAGACGGTGGAGGAGACGGTTGAGAAGACCGTGGATGAGACGGTCGAGAAGACAGTCGACGAGACCGTTGGCGAAACCGTCGAGGAGACCGTGGAGGAGACGGTCGAGGAGAAAGTCGGTGAGACGGTGGAGGAGACGGTCGAGGAGAAAGTCGGTGAGACGGTGGAGGAGACGGTCGAAGAGACCGTCGGTGAAACCGTCGAGGAGACCGTCGGCGAGACAGTTGAGAAGACGGTGGAGGAGACGGTCGATGAGAAGGTCGGCGAGACGGTAGAGAAGACGGTGGAAGAGACGGTCGGGGAGACGGTAGAGAAGACCGTCGACGAGACGGTGGAAGAGACGGTCGGGGAGACGGTAGAGAAGACGGTGGAGGAGACAGTTGAAGAGACAGTTGGAGAGACGGTAGAGAAGACGGTGGAGGAGACAGTTGAAGAGACAGTTGGAGAGACGGTAGAGAAGACGGTGGACGAGACAGTCGAGGAGAAGGTCGGCGAGACGGTAGAGAAGACGGTGGAAGAGACGGTGGAGAAGACGGTGGACGAGACAGTCGAGGAGAAGGTCGGCGAGACGGTCGAGACGACGGTGGAGGAGACGCTGGGGGCCCAGGTGGAATCGAAATCCGGGGAGTGGGAGGATCGGACCGAAGAGGAGGTGTGGGAGGACCAGGCCGCCGACGGCGACTGGGAGGACGAGGACGAGCGGGAGGTGTGGGACGACGAGGAGGCGACTGACGACGAGGACGCCGCCGACGAGGACGTCGCCGACGAGGAGGACGACGAGTCGGATGCTTCGGACGGGGAAACCGCCGACGAGACTGACGAAGACGCGGACGACCCGGAGGACACCTGATGGTCGACCCGCTGCTCGTCGTCGGCGTCCTCGTCTCGATGTTCGTCGCGTACAACATCGGTGGGTCGACGACCGGGCCAGCGTTCGGGCCGGCCGTCGGCGCGGACGCCATCTCGAAGACGGCCGCCGCGGCGCTGATGGCCGTCTTCTTCTTCGCCGGCGCGTGGACCATCGGGCGGAACGTCGTGACGAAGCTCGGCACCGAACTGGTCTCGGACCCCGGGGTGTTCACGCTGGAGGCGTCCATCACGGTCCTGTTCTTCATCGGCGTCGCGCTGCTGATGGGGAACATCTTCGGCGTGCCGGCCTCGACCTCGATGACGGCCGTCGGCGCCATCGCGGGTCTGGGGCTCGCGGGCGGCGTGCTGGACCTCGCCGTCATGGGCGAGATCGTCATCTGGTGGGTCGTCTCGCCGATCATCGGGTTCTGGGTGTCGCTCATCATCGGCCGGTACTTCTACGCCCGACTCAACCGCATCGTCGCGATGGAGCGCAGCACCGGCCCGCTGTTCGATATCGACCGCTCGGGACCGATACCCATCCCCAGCGTTCACCGGACGACCAATCGCCGGGAGCTGTACGGGACCGCGACGGTGGTCGCCATCGGCTGCCTGATGGCGTTCAGCTCCGGCACCTCCAACATCGCCAACGCCGTCGCGCCGCTGGTCGGGAGCGATGAGCTGGCGATGAACCCGGCCATCATCTTCGGCGGCATCGCCGTCGCCATCGGCGCGTTCACCATCGCCCGCCGCACGCTCGAGACGATGGGGAGCGACATCACGGAGCTGCCGCTGACGGCCGCCATCGTGGTCGCGTCGGTCAGCTCGACGCTGGTGGTGTTCCTCTCCTGGCTCGGCATCCCCGCGAGCTTCGTCGTCATCGCGACCGTCTCCATCATCGGGCTGGGCTGGGGTCGGGCGACCCGGCCGATGACCGTCCCGGAGGCGGTCACCGCCGACGACCCACCCCGGGTGTCGGTCGACGCGCTCGCCGCCGACGAGGAGGGCGAGGAACTGCCACCCATCGGCGAGGAGTCACCGGAGCGGACCGACGCGGGCGACCTGTTCAACCCCGCGACGACCGCCCGGGTCGTCCTGATGCAGAACGTCGTCCCCGCCATCGCCACGGCCGGAGCGTACCTCACGTTCCGGTTCGTCCCGATCTTCGGGTTCTGACCCGGGGGCCGGCGACCGCTCGCGGGCCGACCGCCGGGCGACACGAGTGAGCAGCGTTTTGCCGACGCCGTCCCCAGCACCGCCAATGGTGTACGAGCTGAAGCCGCCGGTGGAGGGGTCACCGGGGCTGTTGATGTTCACCCACAAGGAGCGCCCCTACTTCTTCGACCCGCCGGAGCCGCTTGCCCGGCGGCTCGTCGCGCTGAAGGAGCGCTACGTCCTCGGGATGCAGTGGGGGGCCTACCACGCCGACGTGGGCGAGACGCCGTACGTCGACTTCCAGATGGCTTGTCCCGGGACGGTGGACTGGGCACCCGGCGCCGACCCGCGGCTCATCGAGCTGTGCTCGCGGGACTTCACGCCCTCGCGTTTCCGGCCGATGGACGTGCCCCAGCAGTGGGACGTGTTCAGCGTCGGCCACCCCATCACGGTCAAGCGGTACTCGGAACTGCTCGACGCCGTCCGCGAGTGCTTCGACCGCGGTGTCGACCTCGACGTCCTGCTCGTCTGTGCGATCCCGGAACCGCCCGACGAGCTGACCGGCTACTGGGACACCGAGTTCTTCGAGAAGTACGAGGCCGACTTCACCGACGCCGAGCGCGAGCGTATCGACCTCGGGGTACCCGTCGAGGCGTCGTTCGGCGACCGGCCGCTCCACCCCATCCCGAACGAGGTGTTCCCGTACCTCTACAACGCCTCGCGCGGGTTCACGCTGTTCTCGCGCGAGGAGGGGCAGTCGAAGGTGGTCCACGAGGCGCTCTGCTGTGGCACCCCCGTCGTCGTCCACGAGGACCTGAAGGGCGGCGGCCGGGACAAACTCGACGGGACGAACTCGCTCCAGTTCGGCGACGTGGACGAGGCGGCCGACGCCTTCCAGGCGCTCGCCGAGGGCGACGTGCCATCCTTCGACGCGGAGCCGCTCCGCCGTGAACTGGTCGAGGAGTTCACCGGCCCCGTCTTCGAGGAGCGGGTCCGCGAGGTGTACGCCGACCTCGGCCGCCCGTACGAGGGGGACCTGGAGACGACGGACCTGGCGTTCAAGCTGGGGAGCCACACGGTCACGCTGCCCGGATCGATGCGCTCGGGAAACACGAACGACCTGCGCTCGCGCGAGGCGTTCGTCCGGTTCGTCGACTACAAACTCGGGGCGGAGACGCCGCTCGCCGACCGGGCGACCGCCCGCCGGGCCGACGCCGAGGCGACGGTCGCCGACCTCCGGGCGTCCGGCCCCGAGGCGCTTGCCGGGCGCGTCCTCCGGGCGGTCGACCGTCGCGTTCCGCTGGCGCTCCACGAGACGGTCGCCCGCGCGTACCGCCGGGTCGCGGACGACGGGCCGGCAGGAGTGTCGGGGACACCCGACGACGAGAGCCGGAGTTAAGTCCGCTCCCGACGCACCCTCACGCATGTCGGTGGGACGGTTCGGCCAGGAACTGCTCGCCCGGCTGGGGATGACCGCCCGCCTCGACCGGCCGGACTACCGCCACCGGAGCGCGGTGCTGATGTACCACTCCGTCCGACCGGCCGACGAGTGCCGACCCGGGACCTCGGACGTGGCCGTCGAGGAGTTCCGGTCCCACCTCGAGTACCTCACCGGCAACTTCGAGGTGGTCGACCTGCCGGACGTCCGGTTGAACGACGGCCGCGGCGTCGGCCGCAAGCACGTCGCGCTCACCTTCGACGACGGCTACCGGGACTTCTACACCGAGGTTCGTCCGCTGCTCCACGAGTTCGAGGTGCCCGCGACGGTGTTCGTCTGCCCGGCGCTGCTGGACAACGCCTGCCCCCGCGAGCAGGTGATGAACACCGGTCACATGTTCGATGTGCTGACCAGCGACCAGGTGCTCGAACTGGCCGACGACCCGCTCGTGACCGTCGGGAACCACACCCGGACCCATCACAACGTGGGCGCCCACCACGACCGCGACATCATCCGCGAGGAGGTCGTCGGCGCCCAGCGCGACCTCGAGGAGCGGTTCGGCATCGAGTGCGACCGCTTCTGCTACCCGAACGGGGGCTTCAACGACACCTCGGTCCCCATCGTCCGCGAGACCCACGAGATCGCGACGATGAACGAGTCCCGGCGGCCGCTGCTGGGCAGCGAGGACCCAGCCCTGGTGCCGCGGGTCGACGCGGGCCTGCCGTTCCGGCGCTGGCGCTGGAACATGAGCGACCTGAACGGCGAGTTGATGCTGGCTGCCCGGGTGGCCGGGTTCGATGTTCCTTGACCGATCCTGGATCTGTGGGGGATATTCGGGATGTATATCTCGACTTCAACGATTATCCTGCCATATGCGGACCAGTCCCCGCGCGTTCTGCACCCGGTTGAGCGTCGTCTTCGCCGTCTCCAGCACGACGTACGTCGCGACGACGCCGAGGGTCACGTCCGAGGAGTAGTACATCCGTCCCAGCTCGGCCTCGGGCACCGTCTCCGGCTCGCGGCCGGCGTCGAACCGCTCGACGGCGTCGGCCACGAGCGGGACGCCCGCGCGGTGCTTGCGCCCCTCGAGTTCCGACCACGTCAGGCAGTCAGCGAGGTCGACCTCGCGCTCGGCGGCGATGGCGCCGGCGTCCAGGTCCTCGGTCAACTGGAGCAGCGTCACCCCACCCGTCTCCACGCGGTCGAGATAGTTCCAGAGGTGCGTGTAGACGCCGCGGTACCGCCGGATATCGC from Haloglomus litoreum includes the following:
- a CDS encoding ATP-binding protein; protein product: MSSPELDVVEFLLTAAIYTENGSLDERDLPPRYRRVFWSEGEIERPLATTGNTAAAATGVDRPWEAVSGLMFTERDDFSGTLDLSDRDMAESWYVQRVEESRIQDNPTLASHFEDRMEGIDYEHARETNRPVHADRVWIDSLLDEMFDEDDEEMLDLVEVKAPEEVEITMNDLVLTEDQEDEIEKVVKAIEHRDYLAEIGLREIGKLLFVGPPGTGKTSVARALARELELPFVEVKLSMITSQYLGETAKNVDKTFEVAKRLSPCILFMDEFDFVAKTRSSDEHAAIKRAVNTLLKSIDEVSLIQDDVLLIGATNHPDQLDAAAWRRFDEIVNFPKPDRGMRADILDVVTRRMEIEDFDPHEVAELTEGLTGSDLRLVLREAVLDALTEERTTLTQADLRKAVEGFEERDNLKNMDDFDNWKGTRSEGSENGEGASHDHDHDHSDHDHTHESTEVEASSE
- a CDS encoding flippase-like domain-containing protein — translated: MSVEVSVVLPAYNEEDTIEHTVEVTIETLTSFLPDDSFEVIVAEDGCEDRTPEIASRMAEADPRVRHFHSDERLGRGGALERAFRAADGETLVYFDTDLATDMRHLEELVESVRSEGYDVVTGSRRMPGEKQDREPERGVASTGFNTLVRLFLRSDLYDHQCGFKAFDREALFDLLDDVADDHWFWDTEVLVRAQRGGYRVKEFPVSWTPKGDTKVDLVRDVFGMGSQILRVWWEFSVRPRASRRVALAAGTLLVVAALALMTVYLDPRAVLDAIGNADPWLVALSAVVYALSWPLRGARYRDILAELGYDGDLGFLTGAVFISQTGNLVFPARAGDAVRAYVVKARRGVPYPSGFASLAIERVFDLLTITALAGTVLLGFAAVGLDPSLSGASNDVVASGRTALLVAAGVGLAAVAAVAVIVASARSDRDLVRGLFERVSDDSYVEYVVDAVGRFVTDVQTVAADRDAFLRVGGASLAIWTLDVVTAILVFRAFTATGGVPAVPLVPLVALSFFAVSVGNLAKVLPLSPGGIGLYEGAFTLLVVVLTPALAGVQLTAAVALAIAVVDHAVKNVVTVIGGVASTLLLNVSLTQAVEESADVEVESDEPVARDG
- a CDS encoding DUF445 family protein — its product is MVAGNAIGLAFGFGVLLSFVLHVVWKMARFDPDWMTTEVQRTVEETVDETVSETVEETVDETVEKTVDETVDETVEKTVEKTVEETVGETVEETVEKTVDETVEKTVDETVGETVEETVEETVEEKVGETVEETVEEKVGETVEETVEETVGETVEETVGETVEKTVEETVDEKVGETVEKTVEETVGETVEKTVDETVEETVGETVEKTVEETVEETVGETVEKTVEETVEETVGETVEKTVDETVEEKVGETVEKTVEETVEKTVDETVEEKVGETVETTVEETLGAQVESKSGEWEDRTEEEVWEDQAADGDWEDEDEREVWDDEEATDDEDAADEDVADEEDDESDASDGETADETDEDADDPEDT
- a CDS encoding formyltransferase family protein, whose product is MAIERLALLLGRDHLRDWLADALVETARRTDARVTLVVRTDTDGHDPGPGGRVDIPDLARGPEMERRFVSLDPVDDGPGVRFPPDAVDRIAATDVALQNGVGILAGDVLTAPEYGVLSYHHGDIRRYRGVYTHLWNYLDRVETGGVTLLQLTEDLDAGAIAAEREVDLADCLTWSELEGRKHRAGVPLVADAVERFDAGREPETVPEAELGRMYYSSDVTLGVVATYVVLETAKTTLNRVQNARGLVRIWQDNR
- a CDS encoding glycosyltransferase → MVYELKPPVEGSPGLLMFTHKERPYFFDPPEPLARRLVALKERYVLGMQWGAYHADVGETPYVDFQMACPGTVDWAPGADPRLIELCSRDFTPSRFRPMDVPQQWDVFSVGHPITVKRYSELLDAVRECFDRGVDLDVLLVCAIPEPPDELTGYWDTEFFEKYEADFTDAERERIDLGVPVEASFGDRPLHPIPNEVFPYLYNASRGFTLFSREEGQSKVVHEALCCGTPVVVHEDLKGGGRDKLDGTNSLQFGDVDEAADAFQALAEGDVPSFDAEPLRRELVEEFTGPVFEERVREVYADLGRPYEGDLETTDLAFKLGSHTVTLPGSMRSGNTNDLRSREAFVRFVDYKLGAETPLADRATARRADAEATVADLRASGPEALAGRVLRAVDRRVPLALHETVARAYRRVADDGPAGVSGTPDDESRS
- a CDS encoding polysaccharide deacetylase family protein, whose amino-acid sequence is MSVGRFGQELLARLGMTARLDRPDYRHRSAVLMYHSVRPADECRPGTSDVAVEEFRSHLEYLTGNFEVVDLPDVRLNDGRGVGRKHVALTFDDGYRDFYTEVRPLLHEFEVPATVFVCPALLDNACPREQVMNTGHMFDVLTSDQVLELADDPLVTVGNHTRTHHNVGAHHDRDIIREEVVGAQRDLEERFGIECDRFCYPNGGFNDTSVPIVRETHEIATMNESRRPLLGSEDPALVPRVDAGLPFRRWRWNMSDLNGELMLAARVAGFDVP
- a CDS encoding inorganic phosphate transporter, yielding MVDPLLVVGVLVSMFVAYNIGGSTTGPAFGPAVGADAISKTAAAALMAVFFFAGAWTIGRNVVTKLGTELVSDPGVFTLEASITVLFFIGVALLMGNIFGVPASTSMTAVGAIAGLGLAGGVLDLAVMGEIVIWWVVSPIIGFWVSLIIGRYFYARLNRIVAMERSTGPLFDIDRSGPIPIPSVHRTTNRRELYGTATVVAIGCLMAFSSGTSNIANAVAPLVGSDELAMNPAIIFGGIAVAIGAFTIARRTLETMGSDITELPLTAAIVVASVSSTLVVFLSWLGIPASFVVIATVSIIGLGWGRATRPMTVPEAVTADDPPRVSVDALAADEEGEELPPIGEESPERTDAGDLFNPATTARVVLMQNVVPAIATAGAYLTFRFVPIFGF
- a CDS encoding MBL fold metallo-hydrolase; translation: MEVTLLGTGDTTGTPTPGCACDTCEAARERGVERSRFSVHVHNERTGESLLVDASPDLRQQFLDHDVDLPNEVVISHIHFDHLDGLGNAYRLFPEVPVHAADERDPETGESVAGTVRRRYDYLDTVVVEPRTPFEPFEACGLEVTLVPVDHPPLVCYGLAIEDPETGAKLSLSGDTGYDIPDESLEVLRDPDLLLVDGIVPAHLCEYHPLGGSDEVDGEFMTFGTKHMTFEGAERLGRDLGADETRIVHVSHFVPAEEAFEEPLALDGERYVL
- a CDS encoding transcription initiation factor IIB; its protein translation is MSERISTREWDPTETEAEETDETHGCPECGGKLANDTEHGEVVCQDCGLVVDEDNIDRGPEWRAFDAQEKDEKSRVGAPTTNMMHDKGLSTNIDWRDKDAYGNSLSSQQRQKMQRLRKWNERFRTRDSKERNLKQALGEIDRMASALGLPDNVRETASVIYRRALDENLLPGRSIEGVSTSALYAAARQAGVPRSLDEVAGVCRVEKDEIARTYRYVARELGLEIAPADPESYVPRFASDLELSEEAAGRARELLSNAKEAGIHSGKSPVGLAAAAVYAASLLTNEKVTQSEVGEVADISEVTIRNRYHELLEAEQGLAMA